In Choloepus didactylus isolate mChoDid1 chromosome X, mChoDid1.pri, whole genome shotgun sequence, a genomic segment contains:
- the LOC119523307 gene encoding tetraspanin-7-like yields the protein MASRRMETKPVITCLKTLLIIYSVFWITGVILLAVGVWGKLTLGTYISLIAENSTNAPYVLIGTGTTIVVFSLFGCFATCHGSPWMLKLYAMFLSLVFLAELVAGISGFVFHHEIKDTFLRTYTDTMQNYNGNDERSQAVDHVQHSLSCCGVQNYTNWSTSPYFLEHGISPSCCMNETDCNPQELHNLTVATTKVNQKGCYDLVTSFMETNMGIITGMAFGIAFSQLIGMLLACCLSRSITANQYEMV from the coding sequence ATGGCATCGAGGAGAATGGAGACCAAACCTGTGATAACCTGTCTCAAAACCCTCCTCATCATCTACTCCGTCTTCTGGATCACTGGGGTGATCCTGTTGGCTGTTGGAgtctggggcaaactcactctCGGCACCTATATCTCCCTCATCGCTGAGAACTCCACAAATGCTCCCTACGTGCTCATTGGAACTGGCACCACTATCGTCGTTTTCAGCCTGTTTGGATGCTTTGCTACATGCCACGGCAGCCCATGGATGCTGAAACTGTATGCCATGTTTCTGTCCCTGGTGTTCCTGGCTGAGCTCGTAGCTGGCATTTCAGGGTTTGTGTTTCATCATGAGATCAAGGATACCTTCCTGAGGACTTACACGGATACCATGCAGAATTACAATGGGAATGATGAGAGGAGCCAGGCAGTGGATCATGTGCAGCACAGCCTGAGCTGCTGTGGTGTGCAGAACTACACCAACTGGAGCACCAGCCCCTACTTCCTGGAGCACGGCATCTCCCCCAGTTGCTGCATGAACGAAACTGATTGTAATCCCCAGGAGCTACACAACCTGACCGTGGCCACCACCAAAGTTAACCAGAAGGGTTGTTATGATCTGGTGACCAGTTTCATGGAGACTAACATGGGAATCATCACTGGCATGGCATTTGGAATTGCATTCTCCCAGTTGATTGGCATGCTGCTGGCCTGCTGTCTGTCCCGGTCCATCACGGCCAACCAGTATGAGATGGTGTAA